The Salminus brasiliensis chromosome 3, fSalBra1.hap2, whole genome shotgun sequence genome contains a region encoding:
- the p2ry11 gene encoding P2Y purinoceptor 11: protein MMAKNNSTCDNTFQTYLLPPIYGVELCLALVGNLFALWLLVTRERKNWHTGVVFSCNLAISDILYALTLPLLIVYYSREKKWPFTDPVCRIERFLFSCNLYASIYFIMCISVNRYLAIVHPFFTRNRVRPKHAKIASLLVWILVAVISSPILKFAGVRNNRCRSFSESKSSNKTKKYIYRVFIAVLGCLIPFVVTFASYCGVIWVVLKNTNITLLEKKKVALIVALVCILYAMSFVPYHILQIWHFHLKGNGARNCIVDNAYQVSKGLASLNMCLHPILYTAVFDSIRTVVCCRRSYSE from the coding sequence ATGATGGCTAAGAACAACTCCACATGTGACAACACATTCCAAACATACCTGCTTCCTCCCATCTATGGGGTAGAGCTGTGCCTGGCTCTAGTGGGGAACCTTTTCGCCCTGTGGCTGCTGGTGACAAGGGAGAGGAAGAACTGGCACACAGGAGTGGTGTTCTCCTGCAACCTGGCCATCAGCGACATCCTTTACGCCCTGACCCTCCCGCTTCTCATCGTGTACTACTCGAGGGAAAAGAAGTGGCCCTTCACTGACCCCGTCTGCAGAATAGAGCGGTTCCTCTTCTCCTGCAACCTGTACGCCAGCATCTATTTCATCATGTGCATCAGTGTCAACAGATACCTGGCCATCGTCCACCCCTTCTTCACACGCAACCGAGTGCGCCCCAAGCACGCCAAGATAGCCAGCTTGCTGGTGTGGATCCTTGTAGCAGTCATCTCGTCTCCTATCCTAAAGTTTGCGGGCGTCCGTAATAACCGGTGCAGATCATTCTCAGAATCCAAATCGTCAAACAAGACCAAAAAGTACATCTACAGGGTCTTCATAGCTGTTTTGGGGTGCCTGATTCCATTTGTGGTCACGTTTGCGTCCTACTGTGGTGTAATATGGGTGGTGTTAAAAAATACCAACATCACCCTACTGGAGAAGAAAAAGGTGGCCCTGATCGTAGCTTTGGTCTGCATACTGTACGCCATGTCGTTTGTGCCCTACCACATTCTGCAGATATGGCACTTTCATTTAAAGGGAAACGGTGCACGGAACTGCATCGTGGACAACGCATACCAGGTTTCTAAGGGCCTGGCCAGCCTAAACATGTGCCTTCACCCCATATTGTACACAGCTGTGTTTGATAGTATCAGGACTGTCGTTTGCTGTAGAAGGAGCTACAGTGAATGA
- the eif3g gene encoding eukaryotic translation initiation factor 3 subunit G, with translation MPSIEYDDSKPSWADQVEEEGDEGTLPSPKETVKGNIKTVTEYKIEEDGKKYKIVRTFKIETRKASKAVARRKNWKKFGNSEFDPPGPNVATTTVSDDVFMTFISSKEDLNAQDQDEDPMSKLKGQKIVSCRICKGDHWTTRCPYKDTLGPMQKELAEQLGLSTGEEKKTTEPEPAQPVQSKTGKYVPPSLRDGGTRRGESMQPNRRADDNATIRVTNLSEDTRETDLQELFRPFGSISRIYLAKDKNTGQSKGFAFISFHRREDAARAIAGVSGFGYDHLILNVEWAKPSNN, from the exons ATGCCGTCGATTGAATACGACGA CTCAAAGCCCAGCTGGGCCGACCAGGTCGAGGAGGAAGGAGATGAAG GCACTCTCCCGTCACCAAAAGAGACCGTCAAGGGTAATATCAAGACCGTGACGGAGTATAAAATCGAGGAGGATGGCAAGAAGTACAAG ATTGTCCGAACTTTCAAAATTGAGACAAGAAAGGCTTCAAAAGCAGTTGCCAGGAGAAAG AACTGGAAGAAATTTGGCAACTCTGAATTCGACCCACCAGGACCTAATGTTGCTACCACCACAGTGAGCGATGACGTCTTCATGACATTCATCTCCAGTAAGGAG GACCTTAATGCACAAGACCAAGATGAGGATCCTATGAGCAAGCTGAAAGGCCAGAAGATTGTCTCTTGCCGTATCTGCAAGGGAGACCACTGGACCACCCGCTGTCCCTACAAAGACACCCTGGGTCCCATGCAGAAGGAGCTTGCAGAGCAATTGGGCCTGTCCACGGgggaggagaaaaaaacaacag AGCCTGAGCCTGCTCAGCCAGTCCAGAGCAAAACTGGGAAGTATGTTCCTCCCAGCCTGCGAGATGGAGGCACGCGCAGAGGAGAGTCCATGCAGCCTAACCGCAGAG CTGATGACAACGCTACCATCCGTGTCACCAACCTGTCCGAAGACACGAGAGAGACGGATCTGCAGGAGCTCTTTAGGCCATTTGGTTCAATCTCCAGGATCTACCTGGCTAAGGACAAGAACACTGGGCAGTCTAAG GGGTTTGCCTTCATCAGCTTCCACCGGCGAGAGGATGCTGCCAGAGCTATTGCAGGAGTGTCAGGCTTTGGATATGATCACCTTATCCTCAATGTGGAATGGGCTAA ACCTTCCAACAACTGA
- the ppan gene encoding suppressor of SWI4 1 homolog has product MGKHKTKNQKTVRVASTHLAEEEYGTVPHSFVFHRGQIGGNLSQLVMDMRRVMGPYTAKSLKVRKKNMLKDFVTVAGPLGISHFLVFTKTQTNINFRLARLPKGPTLCFQVTKYSLIKDVVSSLKRQRMHEQQFTRHPLLVLNNFGLDGMHIKLMATMFQNMFPSINVHKVSINSIKRCVLLNYDAETEEIEFRHYSLKVVPVGMSRGVKKIIQERIPNMSKLEDISDLLLKGVNLSESEAEQDGDHNITELPQVYSGRGNMRSQQSAVRLTEIGPRMTLKLVKIMEGMGEGNVLFHSIFTKSEEELKEILNKKEARLKEKAERKLKQEENIAVKKQKRDENKKKSLEGMKRKRKQEGAASSDSEVEDPGMQEDQAADKESEDEAEYYRQAVGQEPDEDMFSTAKRKHGPGKSPRPFKKRKLSTANEQKQSPQPSGKQGFGGKRFEGKKMGKVGFGGKGFKATKKGQFGSKFGKSKEGKKFGGDKGRGSGGKHSGPRKGPGSKPKGQRQKPGSGFKPGPRGGKAKKDFRQKKGRR; this is encoded by the exons ATggggaaacacaag ACTAAGAACCAGAAAACCGTACGTGTGGCCAGCACTCACTTGGCTGAGGAGGAGTACGGGACCGTGCCGCACTCCTTCGTGTTCCACCGAGGCCAGATTGGTGGGAATTTGAGCCAGCTGGTTATGGATATGCGGCGAGTCATGGGCCCCTACACAGCGAAGTCTTTGAAG GTTCGAAAGAAAAACATGCTGAAGGATTTCGTGACCGTAGCCGGACCTCTGGGAATCTCTCACTTTCTAGTATTCACCAAAACGCAGACCAACATTAACTTC AGGCTGGCACGACTTCCCAAAGGCCCCACTCTCTGTTTCCAGGTTACTAAG TATTCTCTCATCAAAGACGTAGTTTCGTCATTGAAGAGGCAGAGAATGCATGAACAGCAGTTCACTCGTCATCCGTTGCTGGTGCTGAACAATTTTGGTCTAGATGGGATGCATATCAAGCTGATGGCCACCATGTTCCAGAACATGTTCCCCTCCATCAATGTGCACAAG GTCAGCATCAACAGCATAAAGAGATGTGTGCTGCTTAATTATGATGCAGAGACTGAAGAAATAGAGTTTCGCCATTA CAGCCTAAAGGTAGTCCCTGTGGGCATGAGCCGAGGTGTGAAGAAAATCATACAAGAAAGGATCCCCAACATGAGCAAGCTGGAGGATATCAGTGACCTGCTGTTGAA AGGGGTGAACCTGTCTGAGAGCGAAGCTGAGCAAGACGGAGATCACAACATCACTGAGCTCCCTCAGGTGTACTCGGGCCGTGGGAACATGAGGTCCCAGCAGAGCGCCGTCCGGCTGACAGAG ATCGGCCCTAGAATGACCCTGAAGCTAGTGAAGATCATGGAGGGCATGGGAGAAGGGAATGTGCTCTTTCATTCTATTT TCACAAAGTCTGAGGAGGAGCTTAAGGAGATCCTGAACAAGAAAGAGGCCCGTCTGAAGGAGAAGGCAGAGCGAAAACTGAAGCAGGAGGAAAACATCGCCGTGAAGAAGCAGAAACGGGATGAGAACAA GAAAAAGAGTCTGGAAGGGATGAAGAGGAAGCGGAAGCAGGAGGGGGCAGCGTCCAGCGACAGTGAAGTGGAGGATCCTGGTATGCAGGAGGACCAGGCTGCAGACAAGGAGTCTGAAGACGAGGCAGAATACTACAGGCAGGCCGTCGGCCAGGAGCCTGATGAAG ACATGTTTAGCACAGCAAAGAGGAAACACGGCCCAGGCAAGTCACCCAGACCCTTCAAAAAGAGGAAACTCTCCACCGccaatgaacagaaacaaagtCCGCAGCCTTCGGGCAAGCAAGGTTTTGGTGGTAAGAGGTTTGAAGGGAAGAAAATGGGTAAAGTTGGTTTTGGAGGAAAAGGATTCAAGGCTACCAAAAAGGGGCAGTTTGGCAGCAAGTTTGGAAAGAGCAAGGAGGGGAAGAAGTTTGGAGGAGACAAAGGCAGAGGTTCTGGAGGAAAGCATTCCGGCCCGCGGAAAGGTCCCGGTTCCAAGCCAAAAGGACAAAGACAGAAACCTGGTTCTGGGTTTAAACCGGGCCCCAGAGGAGGCAAAGCGAAGAAGGACTTCAGGCAGAAGAAAGGCAGGAGATGA